The following proteins come from a genomic window of Aspergillus luchuensis IFO 4308 DNA, chromosome 3, nearly complete sequence:
- a CDS encoding lytic polysaccharide monooxygenase auxiliary activity family 9 protein (CAZy:AA9;~COG:G;~EggNog:ENOG410PNFI;~InterPro:IPR005103;~PFAM:PF03443;~SECRETED:SignalP(1-25)), whose translation MSVAKIAGVVLGSAALVAGHGYVSGAVVDGQYYGGYIVSSYAYESDPPETIAWSTEATDLGFVDGSEYAEPDIICHKSAKPGAISADVKAGGTVELQWTDWPSSHHGPVLTYLANCNGDCSDVTKTDLEFFKIDESGLISDTEVPGTWATDNLISNNNSWTVTIPSTLESGNYVLRHEIIALHSAGNKDGAQNYPQCLNLKVTGSGSSTYSGTKGEALYKDTDPGILVNIYQSLSSYDIPGPAMYNATSSGSSSGSSSSASSTSSAAAAAATTSSASSSTTSAAAATSSAVTVTGSAPQQTHIQVASSSAAAVATPSSSSVAVSSDNLTSYFSSLSADQFLSVLKETFSWLVTEKKHARDLNA comes from the exons ATGTCTGTCGCTAAGATTGCTGGTGTTGTCCTCGGTTCGGCCGCCCTTGTTGCTGGCCACGGTTATGTGTCTGGTGCTGTCGTTGACGGCCAGTACTACGGAGGATACATCGTCTCCTCCTACGCCTATGAGAGTGACCCTCCGGAGACCATTGCCTGGTCTACCGAAGCCACTGACCTTGGCTTTGTCGACGGTTCTGAATACGCCGAGCCTGACATCATCTGCCACAAGAGCGCTAAGCCTGGTGCTATCTCCGCTGACGTCAAGGCTGGTGGTACTGTCGAGCTTCAGTGGACTGACTGGCCCTCCAGCCACCACGGTCCCGTCCTGACTTACCTTGCCAACTGCAACGGTGACTGCTCCGATGTCACCAAGACTGACCTTGAGTTCTTCAAGATCGACGAGAGCGGCCTTATCAGCGACACTGAAGTCCCTGGAACCTGGGCCACCGACAACTTGatctccaacaacaacagctgGACTGTGACCATCCCCTCGACCCTCGAGTCTGGTAACTACGTCCTGCGTCACGAGATCATTGCCCTGCACTCCGCTGGAAACAAGGATGGCGCCCAGAACTACCCTCAGTGCCTCAACCTGAAGGTTACCGGTAGCGGTAGCTCCACCTACTCAGGCACCAAGGGTGAAGCCCTCTACAAGGACACCGACCCGGGTATCCTGGTCAACATCTACCAGAGCCTGAGCTCCTACGACATCCCCGGCCCTGCTATGTACAACGCCACTTCTTCCGGCAGCTCCTCCGGCAGCTCCTCCAGTGCCTCTTCTACGAGctccgctgccgctgccgctgctactACTTCCAGCgcttccagctccaccaccagcgctgctgctgcgactaGCTCCGCC GTCACTGTCACTGGCAGCGCCCCCCAGCAAACCCACATCCAGGTTGCCAGCTCCAGCGCCGCCGCTGTTGCTACCCCCAGCAGCTCCAGCGTCGCCGTCTCCAGCGACAACCTCACCAGCTACTTCAGCTCTCTGAGCGCCGACCAGTTCCTCAGTGTCCTGAAGGAGACCTTCTCCTGGCTGGTCACCGAGAAGAAGCACGCCCGTGACCTCAACGCCTAA
- a CDS encoding putative membrane-tethered transcription factor (SPT23) (COG:K;~EggNog:ENOG410QDMM;~InterPro:IPR014756,IPR002110,IPR036770,IPR013783, IPR020683,IPR002909;~PFAM:PF12796,PF00023,PF13637,PF01833,PF13857;~TransMembrane:2 (o1015-1033i1362-1383o);~go_function: GO:0005515 - protein binding [Evidence IEA]): MMGSAEAASSPAFPFLDPIVVDDEMGHPYQDEDMDFLDTARLQMSAENAGRDFDDIFSRATSSRPVAESEPSCLSPSELSLKRSYQDQDALRQVNVVSSDSPAESPDGSSPSSSSTSPRNHLRNPSVTSSASVVHSENTVMPFGYATEDWMNPDLSSVKEESLFGLDLSLPNLDGAFPTDTDLESSNKAMDAAFDFESAASSPSPLKSESAQPRIAKRSKSQMRSVSSTSARHSASSMNGSSFFPRNTKEPSPFSVSRSFSQAKSPLGPWGGHSPSSLLEESFGGINMNGGSPLTPGLNFGPSSFPFGVNFAPSPSPTTVKQETTQRHMLTVHPTSLKSRVETQIPIRLTLFPLPNGVKKLRLPSHTISKPKFLAPPTVERSPEIVELHTSLVCTSAMQDQEKLKKAFARARGDNSYRSSSSSPRSAEDMQEDDKPLDGGEVKICPGCIQRERKRAFRKKQRKPEEDELFQKDEEKRVIVFNTNEVKEWAEPSKNAMPSFGDAPMPNIPPGAMQVELPMRIACYCRHQNEKLGFQVIFTVKDYKDNVVAQAITNSIMITDDHKTHAPPAPPAPGPSPSLPDGTQLPGVGVFPSSPSVDTGKSSAPSQQAAQSSSATDLQGLQQRFNTQYLTSGSFPVSQSSSTNGTTTNTQTPRSLSRQTSPNDFQGPMSKRRKHSNSGRLPSELTMTKLENTQSSGSVSSSSAPNNDPPFPSTRGFASPAERPFVTASAISNQFPNGPPTPNGADTNPFLNTMQQQSLDNFIQQQLMSAPNSAQPSRPGTPGGSRNNFQDPNYNISLGPNTSSPMWPPLTNAGNRLPSVIHKLVPAEGSITGGTEVTLLGSGFYPGMEVVFGDTLATTTTFWGDKCLNCLTPPALQPGLVAVVFKHEHPTFGQMQPTQPLMPKQQQFFRYVDDRELQMYRLALGILGQKLGSQADAFQTAQQIMGSDMKGVFNLQKDFPGGSGGGHQRQAAGLESQVSLGDLDGRMWKYLEFVDLDDSPRPPRYNSRSATGQTLLHFAASLGLTRFVAGLLARGANPDLQDNTGNTPMHFAALNGHAHIVNRLRLAGANPNARSIRGFTPADLATTLPAHQAALIPARHYRSRSVGSLSSSRRRHSSSASLHSLWDSSSVSGSFDHAVEDSDDSEDDDDVISYSASRRSSMHHERPVSIPGPEQPTDSDDARPFSPPAALVAWRNQLQAQINQFQQSVANAFPNLPALPPMPALPDYQAHPMMRRITNLVPHRPSTARSAKDGWWDMLTGNSAPTGTELPSYEELYPHKENEDDEQATRLKKSSMLQAATEAALDQHFEAQASTSEVVRTKPESEDIKDIRIGRKVISREQQKHLREQQARRMKGLGSDRNLYFIWIPLLLLVICAWIRSYVPGIWEGFTSGYEFVKAQYAQRALEVGH; this comes from the exons ATGATGGGATCGGCAGAGGCTGCCTCTTCGCCTGCGTTTCCTTTCCTGGACCCGATTGTCGTTGATGACGAGATGGGGCACCCTTACCAGGACGAAGATATGGACTTTTTAGATACTGCGAGGCTGCAGATGTCGGCGGAAAATGCAGGGAGGGACTTTGACGACATCTTTTCACGCGCCACTTCATCCCGCCCGGTCGCGGAATCGGAGCCATCGTGTCTGTCGCCCTCGGAATTGTCTCTCAAGCGATCGTACCAAGACCAGGATGCGTTGCGACAAGTGAATGTTGTCTCGTCCGATTCCCCCGCCGAGTCCCCGGATGGCTCATCTCCtagctcttcctccacatcaccGCGGAATCATCTTCGAAACCCGTCCGTCACCTCGTCTGCGTCGGTTGTCCATAGCGAAAACACTGTTATGCCGTTCGGATATGCGACAGAGGATTGGATGAATCCCGACTTGTCATCAGTGAAGGAGGAGTCGCTGTTCGGTCTGGACCTTTCCCTGCCAAACCTTGACGGCGCGTTTCCCACAGACACCGATCTTGAATCGAGCAACAAAGCCATGGATGCCGCATTTGATTTTGAGAGTGCCGCCAGCAGTCCTAGCCCTCTGAAATCCGAGTCTGCGCAGCCCAGAATTGCTAAGAGATCAAAATCTCAGATGCGGAGTGTTTCTAGCACTTCGGCCAGACATTCTGCCTCATCG ATGAATGGGTCATCCTTCTTTCCTCGCAACACCAAGGAGCCTTCGCCGTTCTCCGTTTCGCGAAGCTTCAGTCAGGCCAAATCGCCACTGGGCCCATGGGGAGGCcattcaccatcatcactttTGGAAGAAAGCTTCGGTGGAATTAACATGAATGGCGGTTCTCCGCTTACTCCGGGTCTCAACTTTGGACCGAGCAGCTTCCCATTTGGTGTCAACTTCGCACCGTCCCCTTCTCCAACCACCGTGAAGCAGGAGACGACGCAGCGTCACATGCTAACCGTGcatcccacctccctcaaATCACGCGTGGAGACTCAAATTCCTATCAGGCTGACCCTCTTTCCGTTACCGAATGGCGTCAAAAAGTTGCGCTTGCCGAGCCACACCATCTCGAAGCCGAAATTTCTTGCACCGCCGACTGTCGAACGGTCCCCGGAGATTGTGGAATTGCACACAAGTCTCGTTTGTACAAGTGCGATGCAGGATcaagagaagctgaagaaggcgTTTGCCAGAGCAAGAGGAGATAACTCTTACCGTTCATCCAGCTCTAGCCCACGTTCCGCTGAAGACATGCAAGAAGACGATAAGCCACtggatggcggagaagtgAAGATCTGCCCTGGATGTATACAGCGTGAGCGGAAGCGTGCGTtcaggaaaaagcaaagaaagccggaggaagacgaaCTCTTCCAGAAGGACGAGGAGAAAAGGGTAATCGTCTTCAACACCAACGAAGTCAAGGAATGGGCCGAGCCATCGAAGAATGCCATGCCGAGCTTTGGAGACGCCCCGATGCCTAATATTCCTCCAGGGGCCATGCAAGTGGAGTTGCCAATGCGTATCGCATGCTACTGCAGGCATCAGAACGAGAAGCTTGGGTTTCA GGTCATTTTCACTGTCAAGGATTATAAGGATAATGTTGTTGCTCAGGCGATAACGAATTCTATCATGATCACCGACGACCACAAAACTCATGCACCTCCCGctccaccagctcctggtccatctccttctctaCCGGACGGGACACAGCTTCCGGGCGTTGGTGTGTTCCCTTCGAGCCCCAGTGTTGACACAGGCAAATCATCGGCCCCGTCGCAACAAGCCGCCCAGTCATCTTCAGCTACCGATCTGCAGGGTCTGCAGCAAAGATTCAACACTCAATATCTGACGTCGGGCTCCTTCCCCGTGTCCCAGTCCTCCTCAACGAACGgcacaaccaccaacacccaaacGCCGCGGAGTCTTTCTCGACAGACATCGCCGAACGATTTCCAAGGGCCGATGAGCAAGCGTCGCAAACACAGCAACTCTGGGAGACTGCCATCGGAACTCACTATGACCAAGCTGGAAAACACGCAGTCGTCAGGTAGtgtctccagctcctcagcTCCTAACAATGATCCACCGTTTCCCAGCACTCGCGGGTTCGCATCCCCGGCGGAGAGGCCCTTCGTCACTGCTTCTGCCATATCTAATCAGTTCCCTAACGGACCGCCGACTCCAAACGGCGCAGATACCAACCCCTTCCTTAACACCATGCAACAACAGAGTTTGGACAATTTCATCCAGCAGCAATTGATGTCTGCACCGAACTCCGCCCAACCAAGTCGTCCTGGGACCCCTGGGGGTTCGCGCAACAATTTCCAGGATCCAAATTACAATATTTCCTTGGGACCCAACACGTCCTCACCAATGTGGCCGCCACTAACCAATGCGGGAAACCGGTTACCTTCAGTCATCCACAAACTGGTACCTGCAGAAGGCTCTATTACGGGAGGCACAGAGGTTACCTTGCTTGGAAGCGGCTTCTACCCTGGGATGGAAGTCGTCTTTGGTGACACTTTAGCCACCACTACCACGTTTTGGGGTGACAAGTGTCTCAACTGCCTGACACCCCCTGCACTTCAACCCGGGCTTGTGGCGGTGGTTTTCAAGCATGAACATCCCACCTTCGGCCAGATGCAGCCAACTCAACCTCTGAtgccaaagcagcagcagttctTCCGTTATGTCGACGATCGCGAGTTGCAGATGTATCGCCTTGCTCTTGGTATCCTTGGACAGAAACTCGGCAGTCAAGCAGACGCGTTCCAGACGGCTCAGCAGATTATGGGCAGTGACATGAAGGGCGTTTTCAACCTACAAAAGGACTTCCCAGGAGGctctggtggtggtcacCAGCGGCAGGCGGCTGGGCTGGAGTCGCAAGTCTCACTTGGTGATCTTGATGGTAGAATGTGGAAGTACCTCGAGTTTGTCGATCTTGATGACAGCCCACGCCCACCCAGGTACAATTCGCGCTCTGCGACAGGCCAGACACTGCTCCACTTTGCTGCCTCCTTGGGCCTGACACGGTTCGTGGCCGGCCTGCTTGCGCGAGGTGCCAATCCCGACCTGCAGGATAACACCGGGAACACGCCGATGCACTTTGCGGCTCTGAACGGTCATGCGCATATCGTCAACAGGCTCCGTCTTGCCGGTGCCAACCCTAATGCCCGTAGCATTAGGGGCTTCACTCCAGCAGACCTCGCTACGACGTTGCCTGCTCACCAGGCGGCCTTGATACCTGCACGTCATTACCGCTCACGTAGTGTTGGATCGCTTTCCTCCTCGCGTCGCAGGCACAGCAGTTCCGCATCGTTACATTCCCTTTGGGACTCTTCATCTGTGTCGGGCTCTTTTGATCATGCCGTTGAAGACTCCGATGACTcggaagacgacgacgatgtaaTTAGTTATAGCGCCTCCCGCCGGTCGAGTATGCATCACGAGCGGCCAGTGTCGATTCCTGGACCTGAGCAGCCAACAGACTCGGACGATGCTCGACCATTTTCGCCTCCGGCCGCCCTGGTTGCTTGGCGTAACCAACTGCAGGCCCAAATCAATCAGTTCCAGCAAAGTGTGGCCAACGCCTTCCCCAATCTGCCTGCGTTGCCGCCTATGCCCGCACTACCTGACTACCAAGCCCATCCGATGATGCGTCGTATCACCAATCTGGTTCCTCACCGACCGAGCACCGCGCGGTCTGCCAAAGATGGCTGGTGGGATATGCTGACGGGCAATTCCGCCCCTACGGGTACAGAGCTACCCTCCTATGAGGAACTCTACCCGCACAAAGAgaacgaagatgatgagcaaGCAACGCGTTTGAAGAAATCGAGTATGCTTCAAGCAGCGACGGAGGCAGCACTCGATCAGCATTTCGAAGCGCAGGCCAGCACATCGGAGGTCGTCCGAACCAAGCCAGAAAGCGAagatattaaagatatacgGATTGGCCGCAAGGTAATATCTCGTGAACAGCAGAAGCACCTTCGGGAGCAGCAAGCGCGGCGAATGAAGGGCTTAGGTAGCGATCGGAATCTGTATTTCATCTGG ATTCCGCTCCTTCTATTGGTCATCTGTGCTTGGATTCGGAGTTATGTCCCGGGCATCTGGGAAGGCTTTACCAGCGGCTATGAATTCGTCAAGGCTCAATATGCGCAGCGCGCCTTAGAAGTTGGCCATTGA